The following are encoded in a window of Cycloclasticus pugetii PS-1 genomic DNA:
- a CDS encoding glutathione S-transferase N-terminal domain-containing protein, with translation MINALNRKSIMTLFADPVCHYSHRARFILCEKSASAEVEFVDSKEFPEDLQELNPYGTLPILIDRDLALFNSRIIMEYLDERFPHPPLYPIDPVSRARSRLLIHRIDQDWYTLLDDIVNAGEKKAAKAKKLLRENLIASIPLFESNKYFLSDEFTLVDGVLAPLLWRLPLYGIELPKEAKAIKDYIARVTKRDTFQESMSKEELDMMESHILMAS, from the coding sequence ATGATAAATGCACTGAATAGAAAATCCATCATGACGCTTTTTGCAGACCCTGTGTGTCACTATAGTCACCGTGCTCGTTTTATATTGTGCGAAAAAAGTGCATCAGCTGAAGTTGAATTTGTAGATAGCAAGGAGTTCCCAGAAGACTTACAAGAGTTGAACCCGTATGGAACCTTACCTATTTTAATTGACAGGGATTTAGCCTTATTCAATTCAAGAATTATTATGGAATATTTGGATGAACGCTTTCCGCATCCACCGTTATATCCTATTGACCCTGTATCCCGTGCGCGTTCTCGTCTGTTAATACATAGAATTGATCAAGACTGGTATACCCTACTTGATGATATTGTTAATGCAGGTGAGAAAAAAGCGGCAAAAGCAAAGAAACTACTTAGAGAAAACTTAATCGCTTCTATTCCATTGTTTGAATCAAATAAATACTTTTTAAGTGATGAGTTTACATTGGTAGATGGTGTACTGGCTCCTTTACTTTGGCGTCTACCACTATATGGTATTGAATTACCTAAAGAAGCAAAGGCCATTAAGGACTATATTGCTCGAGTCACAAAACGTGACACCTTCCAAGAAAGCATGAGCAAAGAAGAGCTTGATATGATGGAAAGTCATATATTAATGGCCTCTTAA
- a CDS encoding acyl-CoA thioesterase gives MSKQEFNHVFPLSVRWGDADVYGHINNVEFVRYVESGRVAYCEEVMGLTLKAGIESGWVLADMQCRYLKQVHYPALLEVHTRISQMGNKSATMLADIYHKGQDTPVLTSRGVIVWFDMKRQQTAPIPNDIKAKVASFEQSVEGVTLP, from the coding sequence ATGAGTAAACAAGAATTTAACCATGTCTTTCCATTATCTGTTCGCTGGGGTGACGCAGATGTTTATGGACATATTAATAATGTTGAATTTGTTCGTTATGTTGAATCCGGTCGAGTTGCTTACTGCGAAGAGGTGATGGGCTTAACCCTTAAAGCGGGTATAGAGTCGGGCTGGGTATTAGCGGATATGCAATGTAGGTATCTAAAACAAGTCCATTATCCAGCCTTACTTGAGGTTCATACGCGCATTAGTCAAATGGGTAATAAAAGCGCAACAATGTTAGCCGATATTTATCACAAAGGTCAGGATACTCCCGTACTAACAAGCCGAGGAGTGATAGTTTGGTTTGATATGAAACGTCAACAAACAGCCCCAATTCCCAACGATATTAAAGCAAAAGTTGCTTCTTTTGAACAATCGGTAGAAGGTGTAACGCTACCATGA
- a CDS encoding cytochrome b has translation MSGMLKNALGWVDERFPLSKVWNEHLAEYYAPKNFNWMYYFGSLAILVLINQFITGIFLTINYKPDAKLAFDSVEYIMRDVEWGWLIRYMHSTGASAFFIVVYLHMFRGLIYGSFKKPRELVWVFGMIIYVALMAEAFMGYLLPWGQMSYWGAQVIVSLFGAIPYVGEDLALWLRGDYVISDATLNRFFAFHVIAIPLVLVILVFMHIVALHAVGSNNPEGIEIKKHKDDKGVPLDGIPFHPYYSVKDLVGVAVFMFVFALIIFYMPEMGGYFLEHANFIPADPLKTPEHIAPVWYFTPFYAILRAVPDKFLGVVAMGGAIFVLFLLPWLDRGVNKSIRYRGPIFKAAIVAFCVSFIGLGYFGMQPVTEIGTIASRLFSIVYFAFFLLMPFYSNLGQDKYVPERVEEK, from the coding sequence ATGAGTGGCATGTTAAAAAATGCGTTAGGGTGGGTGGATGAACGATTCCCACTAAGCAAAGTGTGGAATGAGCATCTTGCAGAATATTATGCACCTAAAAACTTCAACTGGATGTACTACTTTGGTTCGTTAGCGATATTGGTGCTAATTAATCAATTTATTACCGGTATTTTCTTAACAATTAACTACAAGCCAGATGCAAAGTTAGCGTTTGACTCTGTTGAGTACATCATGCGTGATGTCGAATGGGGTTGGTTGATTCGCTATATGCACTCAACAGGCGCATCTGCTTTTTTCATCGTTGTGTATTTACACATGTTCCGTGGTTTGATTTATGGCTCATTTAAAAAACCTCGTGAATTAGTCTGGGTATTCGGCATGATTATTTATGTCGCTCTTATGGCTGAAGCTTTTATGGGGTATTTATTACCATGGGGCCAAATGTCATATTGGGGAGCACAAGTGATTGTGTCTTTGTTTGGAGCGATTCCTTATGTTGGTGAAGATTTAGCACTATGGTTACGTGGTGACTATGTTATTTCTGATGCAACACTTAACCGCTTTTTTGCTTTTCATGTGATTGCGATTCCATTAGTACTGGTTATTTTGGTGTTTATGCACATTGTGGCATTGCATGCAGTGGGTTCTAACAACCCAGAAGGTATCGAGATTAAAAAGCACAAGGATGATAAAGGTGTACCGTTAGACGGAATACCATTCCACCCATACTATTCAGTCAAAGACTTAGTAGGTGTCGCGGTGTTCATGTTTGTCTTCGCATTAATTATTTTCTATATGCCGGAGATGGGAGGCTACTTCCTTGAGCACGCAAACTTTATACCAGCGGACCCATTGAAGACACCTGAGCATATTGCCCCGGTATGGTACTTCACACCGTTTTACGCAATCTTAAGAGCGGTGCCTGATAAGTTCCTAGGCGTTGTTGCAATGGGTGGTGCAATTTTTGTTTTATTCCTATTGCCTTGGTTAGATAGGGGTGTGAATAAATCAATACGTTATAGAGGCCCTATATTTAAAGCGGCGATAGTTGCATTTTGTGTTAGTTTCATTGGCTTAGGTTACTTTGGAATGCAGCCTGTAACAGAAATAGGCACCATAGCTTCTAGGCTCTTCTCGATTGTTTATTTTGCTTTTTTCTTATTAATGCCATTTTATTCAAACCTTGGCCAAGATAAATATGTTCCAGAGAGGGTAGAAGAGAAATGA
- the hisD gene encoding histidinol dehydrogenase, with protein sequence MNIQTLNASSTDFDQSLADLLAWDDVEDSSVNQTVSEIIQAVRQHGDAALLSYTQEFDQWEASADNLVVDQEQLASAWDQLPDEHSKALKVAADRIRHYAEQQKAQSWDFVDEMGNTLGQKVTPLERVGVYVPGGKAAYPSSVLMNIIPAKVAGVSQIVMVTPTPKGELNALVLAAAWLAGVDKVIKVGGAQAVAALAYGTETVPRVDKIVGPGNIFVATAKKMVFGQVGIDMIAGPSEILIVCDGKTNPDWIAMDLFSQAEHDEKAQSILVSLDEGFIEAVKASIKKLLPTLERSQVIKASLEGRGGFIYAETKEQAISIANKIAPEHLELSVDNAEQWAEEIKHAGAIFIGRYTPEALGDYCAGPNHVLPTSGTARFSSPLGVYDFQKRTSMINCSKAGASALSDTASILARGEALTAHAKSAEYRKING encoded by the coding sequence ATGAATATACAAACCTTGAACGCATCGAGTACTGATTTTGATCAATCACTTGCTGATTTGTTGGCATGGGATGATGTAGAAGATAGCTCGGTTAATCAAACCGTCAGTGAAATAATACAGGCTGTCCGCCAGCATGGTGATGCAGCGCTATTGTCATATACTCAAGAGTTTGATCAATGGGAAGCCAGCGCCGATAACCTTGTTGTTGACCAAGAGCAGCTCGCTAGTGCTTGGGATCAATTACCGGATGAGCACTCAAAGGCACTTAAAGTCGCCGCTGATAGGATTCGTCACTATGCCGAACAGCAAAAAGCACAATCATGGGATTTTGTCGATGAGATGGGTAATACGCTCGGTCAGAAAGTTACCCCACTTGAACGTGTTGGTGTATATGTGCCGGGCGGTAAAGCGGCATACCCATCTTCAGTGTTGATGAATATTATTCCTGCGAAAGTAGCGGGGGTATCACAGATTGTAATGGTTACCCCGACTCCTAAGGGCGAACTAAACGCATTAGTTCTTGCGGCTGCCTGGCTTGCGGGCGTAGATAAGGTGATTAAAGTGGGTGGGGCGCAAGCCGTGGCAGCGCTTGCTTATGGAACAGAAACCGTGCCGAGAGTTGATAAGATTGTTGGGCCGGGCAATATTTTTGTCGCGACAGCAAAAAAGATGGTTTTCGGCCAAGTAGGTATAGACATGATTGCTGGTCCGTCTGAAATTCTTATTGTTTGTGATGGAAAAACCAATCCAGATTGGATAGCGATGGATCTTTTTTCGCAAGCAGAACATGACGAAAAAGCGCAGTCGATACTCGTTTCACTAGATGAAGGGTTCATTGAAGCGGTTAAGGCGAGCATAAAAAAATTACTTCCTACGCTTGAGCGTTCACAGGTGATAAAAGCCTCATTAGAAGGTAGGGGTGGGTTTATTTATGCAGAAACAAAAGAACAAGCGATAAGCATTGCTAATAAAATAGCGCCAGAGCATCTTGAGTTATCAGTAGATAATGCTGAGCAGTGGGCTGAAGAGATTAAACACGCGGGTGCAATATTTATAGGTAGATATACGCCGGAAGCACTGGGCGATTATTGCGCTGGACCTAACCATGTCTTACCGACATCTGGCACAGCGAGATTCTCATCACCACTGGGTGTTTATGATTTTCAAAAGCGCACTAGCATGATTAATTGCAGTAAAGCTGGGGCCTCAGCACTCTCTGATACAGCGTCTATTTTGGCGCGCGGTGAGGCTTTAACAGCCCATGCAAAATCTGCAGAATACCGTAAAATAAACGGCTAG
- the murA gene encoding UDP-N-acetylglucosamine 1-carboxyvinyltransferase: MDKLIIQGSGPLSGEIRISGAKNAALPILAGALLAENPVIIGNVPHLHDITTTMSLLGQMGVTLSVDEKVRIEVDSSTISTFKAPYELVKTMRASIIVLGPLLARFGKAEVSLPGGCAIGSRPVNIHLKGLEAMGADIRVENGYIHASCDRLKGARLVLDMVTVTGTENLMMAATLAEGTTIIENAAREPEVSDLANFLNKLGAKISGIGTDTLTIEGVESLATKNLVYDILPDRIEAGTYLVAAATTGGKIKIKDVDPGTLDMVLSKLQEAGAELTIGDDWIELDMKGQRAKAVSFKTAPYPGFPTDMQAQFMVLNTLAEGTSVITETIFENRFMHVHELQRLGADIKLEGNTAICVGKEMLEGATVMATDLRASASLVIAGLVSKGETIIERIYHIDRGYECIEEKTALLGGQIRRVPS, from the coding sequence ATGGATAAGTTGATTATTCAAGGCAGTGGGCCGCTCTCAGGAGAAATACGTATTTCAGGTGCAAAAAATGCGGCCTTGCCAATTTTGGCAGGTGCGTTGCTTGCCGAAAACCCAGTTATTATTGGGAATGTTCCTCATCTGCATGATATTACAACCACAATGAGTCTGCTAGGACAGATGGGTGTTACCTTATCGGTCGATGAAAAAGTAAGAATTGAAGTAGATTCATCTACGATCTCCACCTTTAAAGCACCTTATGAACTGGTAAAAACAATGCGGGCATCAATTATTGTTTTAGGCCCATTATTAGCACGTTTTGGTAAAGCAGAAGTTTCCTTGCCAGGTGGTTGCGCAATTGGTTCACGACCGGTGAATATTCACTTAAAGGGCTTGGAGGCAATGGGCGCTGATATTCGAGTTGAGAATGGGTATATTCATGCGTCATGCGATCGGCTTAAAGGTGCAAGGCTTGTGTTAGATATGGTGACAGTGACAGGGACTGAAAACTTGATGATGGCTGCGACGTTAGCAGAAGGAACAACCATTATAGAAAATGCTGCACGTGAACCTGAAGTGAGTGATTTAGCTAACTTTCTAAATAAATTAGGTGCAAAAATATCAGGTATTGGAACAGACACCTTGACCATCGAAGGTGTTGAATCGCTAGCAACTAAAAATTTAGTGTATGACATTCTTCCAGATAGGATTGAAGCGGGCACCTATTTGGTGGCGGCTGCAACAACCGGGGGGAAGATTAAAATCAAAGACGTTGACCCTGGTACCTTAGATATGGTGTTGTCAAAATTGCAAGAAGCCGGTGCAGAATTGACCATAGGCGACGATTGGATTGAGTTGGATATGAAGGGCCAACGTGCTAAAGCTGTGTCTTTTAAAACAGCGCCATACCCAGGTTTTCCAACAGATATGCAAGCACAATTTATGGTGCTTAATACACTGGCTGAAGGGACATCGGTTATTACAGAAACGATTTTTGAAAATCGCTTTATGCATGTTCATGAGTTACAGCGTTTAGGTGCTGATATTAAATTAGAAGGTAATACAGCTATTTGTGTCGGTAAAGAAATGCTGGAAGGCGCAACAGTGATGGCAACAGATTTAAGAGCATCTGCAAGTCTGGTTATTGCTGGTTTAGTCTCTAAAGGCGAAACAATTATTGAGCGGATTTACCATATCGACCGTGGTTATGAATGTATTGAAGAAAAAACCGCTTTATTAGGCGGTCAAATACGCCGAGTACCTAGCTAG
- a CDS encoding long-chain-fatty-acid--CoA ligase yields the protein MSHKISLIDAFNTTSSTYANSVAVIDNDTSCTFIALKTASDKFAHGLLKRGIKKGDTVALYCINSIEFAIAYMGIVKAGAVVVPINLLQKAAEIIYVMTNAQVKGVIYHEAFQANMDDIAAEISAPLFNICIRANREESADWKQLCDNDGSLPNIKIDPVNDLAAILYTSGTTGKPKGAMLTHHNLVSNTSSVFQAMKWQAGKEVIVLVLPMFHAFAATVGMLTPLTHGCAFVPVAKFEPDNLLTIIEKTNSTVFLGVPSMYNVLLNTRNDKCARFRSIKLCVSGGASMPVDILNRFEQKFGVPIYEGDGPTECSPVTCVNPVGGIRKIGTVGLPVPNVEMKILNEQGVELPVGEIGEIAVRGDNVMKGYWQLPEATKESFYEDWFLTGDLGNVDEEGYFSILDRKKDMVIVNGMNVYPRIIEEVLYRYDGILEAAVIGQTDELHGEIPVAYVVLKESVEASSADIRRWCRQHLGSYEVPRKVVFMDTLPKNGAGKIVKRVLNKRGEIERGVQ from the coding sequence ATGAGCCATAAAATATCTTTAATAGATGCGTTTAACACCACTTCAAGCACCTATGCTAATAGTGTTGCGGTTATTGATAATGATACGTCATGTACTTTCATAGCGTTAAAAACTGCTTCAGATAAATTTGCTCACGGGCTGCTAAAAAGGGGTATTAAAAAAGGCGACACAGTCGCCTTGTATTGCATAAACAGTATTGAGTTTGCGATAGCTTATATGGGTATCGTTAAGGCTGGAGCTGTTGTGGTTCCTATTAATTTACTTCAAAAAGCGGCTGAAATCATTTATGTGATGACAAATGCACAGGTTAAAGGTGTTATTTACCATGAAGCTTTTCAGGCGAATATGGATGACATTGCTGCAGAGATATCAGCACCGTTATTTAATATTTGTATCCGCGCTAATCGTGAAGAATCTGCTGATTGGAAGCAACTTTGTGATAATGATGGCTCATTACCAAATATAAAAATTGACCCAGTTAATGACTTAGCGGCTATTTTATACACGTCCGGTACTACGGGGAAACCAAAAGGTGCGATGCTGACACATCACAATTTAGTGAGCAATACATCTAGTGTCTTTCAGGCAATGAAATGGCAAGCAGGTAAAGAGGTGATTGTTTTAGTGTTACCAATGTTTCATGCGTTTGCAGCGACTGTGGGCATGCTGACCCCTCTGACCCATGGCTGTGCTTTTGTTCCCGTTGCCAAGTTTGAACCTGATAATTTGCTTACCATCATCGAAAAAACTAACAGTACCGTTTTTCTTGGTGTGCCTAGTATGTACAACGTGTTGCTAAATACTCGTAACGATAAGTGTGCACGCTTTCGTTCAATTAAGTTATGTGTGTCTGGTGGTGCGTCGATGCCGGTAGACATATTAAATCGTTTTGAACAAAAATTTGGCGTGCCCATTTATGAAGGCGATGGGCCAACAGAGTGTTCACCGGTAACTTGTGTAAATCCAGTAGGCGGCATTCGAAAAATAGGCACGGTTGGTCTGCCTGTACCCAATGTTGAAATGAAAATTCTTAATGAACAGGGTGTGGAGTTGCCGGTAGGTGAAATTGGTGAAATTGCCGTTCGTGGCGATAATGTGATGAAAGGCTATTGGCAATTGCCAGAGGCGACCAAAGAGTCTTTTTATGAAGATTGGTTCTTAACCGGTGACTTAGGTAACGTTGACGAAGAGGGTTACTTTAGTATTCTCGATCGGAAAAAAGATATGGTTATTGTTAACGGTATGAATGTTTATCCGCGGATTATTGAAGAGGTGCTGTATCGCTATGACGGAATATTAGAAGCAGCGGTAATTGGGCAAACAGATGAACTACATGGTGAAATCCCCGTTGCCTATGTCGTGTTAAAAGAGAGCGTTGAGGCGAGCTCAGCCGATATACGTCGTTGGTGTCGTCAACACTTAGGCAGTTATGAAGTGCCAAGAAAAGTCGTTTTTATGGATACACTTCCTAAAAATGGTGCTGGTAAGATCGTGAAGCGGGTTTTAAATAAGCGCGGTGAAATAGAAAGGGGTGTTCAATAG
- a CDS encoding cytochrome c1 yields MKKLSLALLVLFSSQLFAAGGAIELESARIDLDNKASLQRGAKYFVNYCLSCHSAKQLRYSRMAKDLEIPPELVELNLMFTGEKIFDGMTISMRPEDAVKWFGVNPPDLSLIARSRGSDWLYTYLKSFYVDASRPFGVDNALFPKVGMPHVLADLQGMQQAVYKDVELEDGSIRKVIDRLEIVEPGRMTEKEFDKAMNDLVNFMTYMGEPAKLERQRLGWKVLMFIFLMIVVFYFLKKEYWKDVH; encoded by the coding sequence ATGAAAAAACTAAGTTTGGCTTTATTAGTACTATTTTCATCACAATTGTTTGCTGCAGGTGGGGCAATTGAACTTGAGTCGGCGAGGATAGATTTAGATAACAAGGCGTCTTTACAACGGGGTGCTAAGTATTTTGTTAACTATTGTTTAAGTTGTCATTCAGCTAAGCAACTTAGATACTCAAGAATGGCGAAGGATTTAGAAATCCCGCCTGAATTAGTTGAGCTTAATCTAATGTTCACGGGTGAAAAAATATTTGATGGTATGACCATTTCAATGCGTCCAGAAGATGCAGTAAAGTGGTTTGGTGTTAACCCACCAGACTTATCATTGATTGCTAGGTCTCGTGGCTCTGACTGGTTATACACCTACCTAAAAAGCTTCTATGTAGATGCATCGCGCCCGTTTGGAGTGGACAATGCGTTGTTTCCAAAAGTAGGGATGCCACATGTATTGGCAGACTTACAAGGTATGCAACAAGCAGTCTATAAAGATGTTGAGCTTGAAGATGGTTCTATTCGTAAAGTGATAGATCGATTAGAAATCGTTGAGCCTGGTCGAATGACTGAAAAAGAATTTGATAAGGCGATGAATGACCTTGTTAATTTTATGACCTACATGGGCGAGCCAGCAAAACTTGAACGTCAACGCCTTGGTTGGAAAGTCTTGATGTTTATCTTCTTGATGATTGTCGTGTTCTATTTCTTAAAGAAAGAATATTGGAAAGACGTTCACTAA
- a CDS encoding ClpXP protease specificity-enhancing factor: MTPLKPYLVRSLHEWILENGMTPYLLVDASYEGVIVPTAYVSDERIILNTNPSAVQNWFLDNEAISFSARFSGQSENLYIPINAVLATYAKENGKGMMFDERFEDDVPPDPDKSPAKKETKKPVLKIVK, translated from the coding sequence ATGACGCCACTCAAGCCTTATTTAGTACGCTCTTTACATGAGTGGATACTTGAAAACGGAATGACTCCCTATCTTTTAGTTGATGCAAGCTATGAGGGGGTCATTGTTCCGACTGCATATGTATCGGATGAGCGTATTATTTTAAATACTAACCCGAGCGCAGTACAAAATTGGTTTTTAGATAATGAGGCTATTTCTTTTTCTGCTCGGTTCTCTGGTCAGTCTGAAAACCTATATATCCCGATCAATGCTGTTTTAGCGACGTATGCAAAAGAAAATGGTAAAGGGATGATGTTTGATGAACGCTTTGAAGATGACGTGCCACCAGATCCTGATAAATCGCCGGCAAAAAAAGAAACTAAAAAACCGGTGTTAAAAATAGTTAAATAA
- a CDS encoding Dph6-related ATP pyrophosphatase, with product MTKKKTLLSWSSGKDSAWTLYQLQQDEDIELLGLVTTVNQTHQRVAMHAVRVELLKQQAAAADLPLYIIPIPSPCSNNEYNRAMSAFFESIEKLGATHMAFGDLFLEDIRQYRIDNLKPTGIEPLFPLWLKPTDQLAQQMLAAGLKTHITCIDPKQLPASFVGRDFNQQFLDDLPIGVDPCGENGEFHSFAYAGPMFKYSIGVLLGEVVERDGFVFADLMPTEEAV from the coding sequence ATGACAAAGAAAAAAACCTTATTATCGTGGAGTAGTGGTAAAGATAGCGCGTGGACACTTTATCAACTTCAGCAAGATGAGGATATTGAACTGCTTGGTTTAGTAACAACGGTCAATCAAACACACCAACGTGTTGCGATGCATGCAGTTCGTGTGGAACTGCTAAAGCAACAAGCGGCGGCGGCAGACCTCCCCTTATATATTATCCCCATTCCATCGCCATGTAGTAATAATGAATATAACCGAGCAATGAGTGCTTTTTTTGAATCCATCGAAAAGCTGGGTGCCACGCATATGGCCTTTGGCGACTTATTTTTAGAGGATATTCGCCAATACCGAATAGACAACTTAAAACCAACTGGGATAGAGCCTTTATTCCCACTCTGGTTGAAACCGACCGATCAACTAGCTCAACAGATGTTAGCAGCTGGCTTAAAAACGCACATTACTTGTATTGACCCTAAGCAGTTGCCAGCCAGTTTTGTAGGGCGTGATTTTAACCAACAGTTTTTAGATGACTTACCGATTGGTGTTGATCCATGCGGTGAAAATGGTGAGTTTCATAGTTTTGCGTATGCTGGCCCGATGTTTAAGTACTCCATTGGGGTGTTGCTGGGTGAAGTCGTGGAACGTGATGGCTTTGTATTTGCCGACTTAATGCCAACCGAGGAGGCAGTATGA
- the hisC gene encoding histidinol-phosphate transaminase: MSKTNKIVEDLIRPEIQQMAAYHVPEATGLIKLDAMENPFPWPKAMKEEWLQLLSNVEPNRYPDPSARELITGLRDCFDVPAELGVVLGNGSDELIQLILMAMNDRSAVIAPTPSFVMYQHIANSLGLPFTGVPLNEDFSLNMSAMKAAIKQEDPAVIFLSYPNNPTANLFDDDDLIQILELANGIVVIDEAYQPFACKTFMNRTPDFKNLLVMRTVSKLGLAGLRLGFVVGHPCLTDELEKIRLPYNINVFTQLTATFAFKHIDTLNQQAAVIREQRERLLSGLTSFAGVKVFPSDANFILFSLLSDSAERVFEQLKQAGVLIKKMASNPGLPAECLRVTVGTRSENDLFIEKFASILKQ; the protein is encoded by the coding sequence ATGTCAAAAACAAACAAAATAGTTGAAGACTTAATTCGCCCAGAAATACAGCAAATGGCGGCTTATCATGTGCCAGAAGCAACAGGGCTGATTAAGTTGGATGCGATGGAAAACCCATTTCCGTGGCCTAAGGCAATGAAAGAAGAGTGGTTACAACTACTTTCAAATGTTGAGCCTAATAGATATCCAGATCCATCAGCTAGGGAATTGATAACTGGGTTGCGTGATTGCTTTGATGTGCCAGCAGAATTAGGGGTAGTGCTTGGTAATGGCTCTGATGAGCTGATACAACTTATTTTAATGGCGATGAACGATCGAAGTGCTGTCATAGCGCCAACACCAAGTTTTGTTATGTACCAGCACATTGCAAATTCTCTCGGTTTGCCTTTCACCGGTGTGCCGCTTAACGAAGACTTTAGCTTGAATATGTCGGCTATGAAGGCTGCAATTAAACAAGAAGACCCGGCTGTTATATTTTTATCATACCCAAATAACCCGACGGCAAACTTATTTGATGATGATGATTTAATTCAAATTTTAGAATTGGCTAATGGCATAGTCGTGATTGATGAGGCGTATCAGCCTTTCGCATGCAAAACGTTTATGAATCGAACGCCAGATTTTAAAAATTTATTAGTGATGCGGACAGTGTCTAAATTAGGTTTGGCAGGGTTGAGGCTTGGTTTTGTAGTGGGCCACCCATGTCTGACAGACGAGCTTGAAAAAATACGCCTGCCATACAATATTAATGTTTTTACACAATTAACGGCTACATTTGCATTTAAACACATTGATACTCTAAATCAGCAAGCCGCCGTTATTCGCGAACAACGTGAACGGTTACTGAGCGGCTTAACGTCATTTGCTGGAGTGAAAGTTTTCCCGAGTGATGCCAACTTTATATTATTCTCATTGTTATCCGATTCTGCGGAGCGTGTTTTTGAGCAATTAAAGCAAGCCGGTGTGTTAATTAAAAAAATGGCTAGTAATCCCGGTTTGCCGGCGGAATGTCTTCGCGTCACAGTAGGCACACGTTCGGAAAATGATTTATTTATTGAAAAATTTGCTTCAATACTAAAGCAGTAA
- the hisG gene encoding ATP phosphoribosyltransferase, which produces MLTIAISKGRILKDTLPLLAEAGIEPSEDLSKTRKLIVPSVCGKVNLVIIRATDVPTFVEYGAADVGVTGKDTLVEHGSDNLYEPLDLNIAKCRLMTAIVTGKKLPTGKIRVASKYVSLTEQYFAKKGQQVEIIKLYGSMELAPIVGLADCIVDLVDTGNTLKANGMEPLDFIMDISSRLVINKASMKMKYQQIKTLIKTLEVAVDNRR; this is translated from the coding sequence ATGTTAACAATAGCAATTTCAAAAGGCCGGATTTTAAAAGATACGCTCCCGTTGTTGGCTGAGGCGGGCATCGAGCCATCTGAGGATTTATCTAAAACACGGAAACTGATTGTGCCAAGTGTTTGTGGTAAGGTTAATTTAGTCATCATAAGGGCTACTGATGTGCCAACCTTCGTAGAGTATGGCGCAGCAGATGTCGGTGTGACGGGTAAGGATACGCTGGTTGAACATGGTAGCGATAACCTTTATGAGCCGTTAGACTTAAATATTGCAAAATGTCGTTTAATGACGGCGATTGTAACGGGTAAAAAACTACCAACCGGTAAAATTCGAGTGGCGTCTAAATACGTGTCGTTAACGGAGCAATATTTTGCTAAAAAAGGCCAACAAGTAGAAATTATTAAGTTATATGGCTCTATGGAGTTGGCACCTATTGTAGGCTTGGCCGATTGTATTGTGGATTTAGTCGATACTGGTAATACATTGAAAGCTAATGGTATGGAGCCACTAGACTTTATTATGGACATTAGCTCTAGGCTGGTCATTAATAAAGCCTCAATGAAAATGAAGTATCAACAAATTAAGACGCTGATTAAGACATTAGAAGTGGCTGTTGATAACAGGCGTTAA
- the petA gene encoding ubiquinol-cytochrome c reductase iron-sulfur subunit: protein MSEQVVDKRRRLFLTAAATAVTGVGAAYVAVPFIASMNPSDRAKAAGAPVEADIGKLEPGQLIRVEWRGKPVWVLKRSQEALAEMAEMTDILRDPDSNESEQPESCKNVSRSIKPEVFIAVGICTHLGCSPTYRPEVAPEDLGPQWKGGFFCPCHGSLFDLSGRVYAGVPAPLNLVVPPHEYITDTRILIGSSGGQA from the coding sequence ATGAGCGAACAAGTAGTAGATAAGCGCAGGCGTCTTTTTTTAACCGCTGCAGCTACTGCGGTAACGGGAGTGGGTGCGGCTTATGTGGCGGTTCCATTTATAGCGTCAATGAACCCAAGTGACCGTGCAAAAGCGGCGGGTGCTCCAGTTGAGGCTGATATTGGTAAGTTAGAACCCGGGCAGCTGATTCGTGTTGAATGGCGTGGGAAACCGGTTTGGGTGTTGAAACGTAGTCAAGAAGCACTCGCTGAGATGGCTGAAATGACAGATATATTAAGGGATCCAGATTCAAATGAATCTGAGCAACCAGAGTCTTGTAAAAATGTATCGCGCTCTATTAAGCCAGAAGTTTTTATTGCAGTTGGTATTTGTACACATTTGGGTTGCTCTCCAACCTATAGACCCGAAGTGGCTCCAGAAGACTTAGGTCCTCAGTGGAAGGGTGGGTTTTTCTGCCCATGTCACGGTTCGTTGTTTGATTTGTCCGGTCGAGTTTACGCGGGCGTACCTGCACCATTAAATCTTGTGGTGCCGCCTCATGAATATATAACAGACACCAGAATATTAATTGGTTCATCAGGAGGGCAAGCATAA